In Euphorbia lathyris chromosome 9, ddEupLath1.1, whole genome shotgun sequence, the following are encoded in one genomic region:
- the LOC136206859 gene encoding probable NADH dehydrogenase [ubiquinone] 1 alpha subcomplex subunit 12 — protein sequence MASTVVKETLKAIKEKGFRSFLRELKDEGFLSCLADGNLLQTKIHNIGATLVGVDKFGNKYYQRLEGMQYGRHRWVEYAEKNRYNASQVPAEWHGWLHFITDHTGDELLMLKPNRYGAEHRENLSGEGEQYIYHSKGHALNPGQKDWTRYQPWQPMKQE from the exons ATGGCATCGACGGTGGTGAAGGAGACCTTGAAGgcgatcaaagaaaaaggattTAGAAGCTTTCTTCGAGAGCTCAAGGATGAAGGCTTCCT GAGTTGCCTTGCAGATGGAAATCTGTT ACAAACAAAAATTCACAACATAGGGGCAACGCTTGTGGGGGTTGACAAATTTGGCAACAAGTATTACCAGAGGCTTGAAGGCATGCAGTATG GAAGACACAGGTGGGTTGAATATGCAGAAAAGAATCGGTACAATGCTTCTCAGGTGCCAGCAGAATGGCATGGTTGGCTTCATTTCATAACAGATCACACAGGAGATGAG CTGCTGATGCTGAAACCAAACAGATATGGTGCTGAGCACAGGGAGAATCTGTCTGGAGAGGGTGAGCAGTATATATACCACTCGAAAGGGCATGCCCTCAATCCTGGTCAGAAAGATTGGACTAGGTATCAACCTTGGCAGCCAATGAAGCAAGAGTAA